Part of the Citrus sinensis cultivar Valencia sweet orange chromosome 2, DVS_A1.0, whole genome shotgun sequence genome, CATGGGATTTGATTTCGATAAATCacctgattttattttatctcatgTCAGTCCATGATTTGGTTCATGCAGAAGTAAAGGACAATATGCTGATTAGTTCGGTGAGAAAATTCGATCGAAGTAAGAGCACCAAATTGAattttccaaacaaaaaacctAGCCACATGCTGACATGCATGCAATTTACGAAACAATTCAGTAATAGTTGTTTAATTATGCAAATTCATATGATTTTAACTCGTGccttttagaaaaaaaaaaaaaaagttgtttctATCATTACAATTCAAAAGCGGACACTTACGCCACTTCGGCCTTGGCTGAAGtggtgggctgctgccctcacaagcattgtgagggcagcggttttagcccccacaaaagcattgtgggggctaaatgttctttatacttccaaaaaaatcattctccCTTGCGAAACGCGAGTGGAGTATGGACATCCCTCTCCTGTGAGGGGTTATTTGtttgggcatgtacttcatagaattcaaTGTCATAATATAAGTCCCAATtatgtatatctgattgtaaatatcagtataaTATCTCTGCTACAATagcagttgttgtaaatatctgtgtaatgcagtaatctgatgattaatcagtattcaaaaaaaaaaaaagcggaCACTTACATGTCTTCAAATGTATAAACTTCTGCCACCCGCCGTCACGTAAGAAGCGACACGAGAGTGAGGACATGCAAGCAATGCTAAAGAAATCTTCTATCCGCAACCTTTTCCTTTTCACGGTTGGTTGTATGGGATAAGCATAAATAATAAGGTTGATggaaacaaattaatcaattaaattattttaaaaattatatttattacatattattaattttatatatgtgtgtgtgtgtgttccGACGATAGCGTGAGTTTTAATCCACACAGCACCTCTCACTCTCAGTTCCAAACACCACCTCAGTCGGTCTAGCATTTGCGGTGACTGAACTGTAGACGTCTTCAAATGCTCGCCAGTAGAAGTTATAcagttgaaaagaaaaaataatgccCTAATGTATAGGACTGATAGCCTGATACTTCCCTTATCGCATACAAGCTAAAAGCTTGATTTTGACAGCTCGTGCTAGCTTCCTGGGTGTTCAATATCATCCATGTTTTAAGAATTTGTCGGTACAATTCCACGGAAAAAACCAGAAAATGGATAATAATATCTGGAGCCCTAATTTGTTAGGTTTTGCAAAAataaggatgtaattttatatttataaaaaaaaaagggtcatCAATCTCAATTGAAAAGacgttttcctttttttccttgaattgcattacaaacctacaaatatttatagttagaaatctatttaaatttttttggattgATAGAATTGTctgaatatttaaattaagacTAGGTTGAATCaactttcaaattatttagaagaaaaaattaatttcatagtaCTCAGGAGAATACTCTAATACATTCCAGTAATAAGGAAGGTAGCTAGGCACCACTGGACTTTAAGGTCAAGCtagttgtaaaaataaatcttaagtTATATAATCTTATGTATGGACATGTTTGGTACAAAATGAACTATATCAATTtttgagaaaacaaaaaacttaaaagtcGGGATGTCATTCCCCACTGCATCATACATGTGGGTCTATGTAGATCATATTAATTGGCATTTGGAAGAGGAAGAAAGACATTATCAACATGCATGAGTGATTCTTGTGCAATTCTCGAAGCCATACGTGGCCAGCCATGCAACATCTCatttaaaaagaagataaagatGCCCTGCTCATCAGGTCATTCCCTTAGAGTCACTCACATTTTGCCTTAATTTTTGCCTTAATTTAGGGAGGTGCTCATGGCCCTGTTTGATTTCCTCGGGCTATAGCCACATAccaatattattttctctttccaGAATTCACATCACCAAATATGTGGCTTATATGAGCAAACATGGGTCAGTTAATCGCAAAGCACCCACCCGCATGACATGGGCAGGCCACATGCGGTCGATCACTCAGCTACAGGCCCTCGTCGTCTCTAATATCAACGTCGAAGCCCACTTAAgcatttacatttttcatcTGTTTATGGAGCTTACGTGGGTTACTGTGGGATCGGTGAAGATTCCATATTCCCAATCAAACCATCGACCACATGAGCGTTGACCGAAATCTGGAGTTGCCACCTAATGAAAATATCATCTATTTATAACgctaataatttcatttattaatagCTTTTGTCATTGAAAGCGTCATATTCAAGATCAACATATATGCTACAATTCGTTGACAACATCATTATTACCAGCTCAAAATATGGATAGCCATCTGATTTTCTAAATAAGATCCAAAATATCAGccaatacatatatttattaccATACATGGAGTGCCAGTGAGTAACGGCCAATCCTCGAGCGAAAACACCAACCCAACATTTCAATTACTATAATTATACTTCTTAATTTTGGGCAGATTTGGTTTTCCTCTTAGCTGAAATTATTGAAGGGGGATGTGGTTGGTTTTATAGaataaacttttgttttgttgcatTTTTCTCCAAGCACCAGGGATTTTTCTGGCCCTGCCGGCAGGCAAGGTTTGAGCGTCCTTTGTCCTGAATAGCCAGCCAGCCAGCACTGTGTCCCTCCATATCCTTTCCTTTCATGTAGAATAATAACAAATGACGTGATTAAATAACAATTCGAGTATTGGTGTTCTGTGTGCACATTTTTTCCATCCATTTTCTCTTGTTATAAGAGAAAATGGAGAAGAAAGCGGGAATTTTGATGAACAAGTATGAGCTAGGGCGACTGCTTGGACAAGGGACTTTCGCCAAGGTTTACCATGGGAGAAACCTCAAAACAGGGCAAAGCGTGGCCATTAAGATTGTTGATAAGGAAAAGATCCGGCGAGTTGGTTTGATTGATCAAATCAAGCGAGAAATCTCCGTGATGCGCCTTGTTAGGCACCCCAACATTGTTCAGCTCTACGAGGTCATGGCAAGCAAGACCAAGATCTATTTTGCCATGGAGTATGTCAGAGGCGGTGAACTCTTCAACAAAGTTGCCAAAGGGAAGCTCAGAGAAGAAGTAGCTCGAAAATATTTTCAGCAACTGGTAGACGCTGTTGAGTTCTGTCATAGCCGTGGTGTGTATCACCGCGATCTCAAGCCAGAGAATCTGCTTCTTGATGAAAATGGTGACTtgaaaatttcagattttgggCTGAGTGCGTTGCAAGAATCAACCAGGCAAGATGGCTTGCTTCACACGACATGTGGAACTCCAGCTTATGTTGCGCCCGAAGTTATTAACAAGAGAGGCTATGATGGAGCTAAAGCTGATATTTGGTCGTGTGGGGTTGTTCTTTTTGTTCTCTTGGCAGGTAACCTCCCATTCTATGATTCAAACTTGATGGAACTGTACAAGAAGATAACAAGGGCAGAGTTCAAGTGTCCGAATTGGTTTCCACCAGAAGTCAGGAAGCTACTTTCCAGGATTCTTGATCCCAATCCAAGCACGAGAGTGACCATGGCTAAGCTCATGGAGAATTATTGGTTTAGGAAGgggtataaaaaaattgaaaccccGGAATCCCCTCGAGGTCAAGATAGAAACAAGTTAATTAGCGACATTCATGCAGTTTTTGAGTGTGAGAGTAGTAGTTCCCGAGACACAGACCCACCAACAAATTCATGCAGAAGCCCTGTTAGGCCATCTTCGTTCAATGCCTTCGACATCATATCTCTCTCGAAAGGATTCAATTTATCAGGTTTGTTTGAAGGCGATGCCAATAGTAAACTAGAAGCAAGATTTACAACAACGAAACCTGCCTCAGCTATCGTGTCgaaatttgaagaaatagCAGTGACAGAAAGCTGTAAGTTCAACAAGAAGGATGGAACAGTGAAGTTACAGCACAACAGGCAAGGAAGAAAAGGGCAGCTTGCAGTAGATGCTGAAATTTTTGAGGTTACGCCGGCATTTCATGTAGTGGAGTTGAAGAAAGCTGCGGGGGACACAATGGAATATAAAGATTTCTGCAACCAAGGATTAAGGCCTTCTCTCAAGGACATTGTATGGACTTGGCAAGGAAATGATGAGCAGTAAAACACCCACGTACCCTCCCCCCTCCCCTcctaagagaaaaaaagggggggggggggggggaaggaTAGGCATTGTTTTAGGTTTTTCGTATAGTATAGGCGAAGAATATGTTTCTATGCTCTCTCTTTTGCAGCAAAATGTGCCTCTTTTACATGCTGCTAACTTTCTAGCCTTCCATATTAGTTGAaattcttttccatttttgaAATTCCTTTTCgcatttttcaatttggtcTTATGCGGAATCAACTACAGAGCAGG contains:
- the LOC102618378 gene encoding CBL-interacting serine/threonine-protein kinase 20 translates to MEKKAGILMNKYELGRLLGQGTFAKVYHGRNLKTGQSVAIKIVDKEKIRRVGLIDQIKREISVMRLVRHPNIVQLYEVMASKTKIYFAMEYVRGGELFNKVAKGKLREEVARKYFQQLVDAVEFCHSRGVYHRDLKPENLLLDENGDLKISDFGLSALQESTRQDGLLHTTCGTPAYVAPEVINKRGYDGAKADIWSCGVVLFVLLAGNLPFYDSNLMELYKKITRAEFKCPNWFPPEVRKLLSRILDPNPSTRVTMAKLMENYWFRKGYKKIETPESPRGQDRNKLISDIHAVFECESSSSRDTDPPTNSCRSPVRPSSFNAFDIISLSKGFNLSGLFEGDANSKLEARFTTTKPASAIVSKFEEIAVTESCKFNKKDGTVKLQHNRQGRKGQLAVDAEIFEVTPAFHVVELKKAAGDTMEYKDFCNQGLRPSLKDIVWTWQGNDEQ